A segment of the Terribacillus aidingensis genome:
TGTTTCAGCTCCAGATAGCTCATCCTTCCGCCTCCTGTTCCTCGGCCGCTCCCTTACCCAAATACGCCTCAATGACCTTTTTATCATGACGTACTTGGGCTGGCAGTCCTTCTGCAATCAATTCTCCATGGTCAAGTACATAAATATAATCCGAGATTTCCATGACGAGCTTCATATCATGCTCAATCAAGATGATCGTCATATCCATCTCTTGTTTGATTTTTTGGATAAGACCTGTCAGGTCCGCCGTCTCTTTTGGGTTCATACCGGCAGCAGGTTCATCGAGCAGCAGGACGGACGGCATCGTCGCAAGCGCCCTGGCAATTTCCAAACGTCGCTGACTGCCATATGACAAGCTGGCAGCTTCATCATTGTAATGCTCTTCCAGTCCGACATATTCCAGCAGCCGATATGCTTCCCGTTCGGCTATGCGTTCTTCCTTATCCACTCCTGGCAAATGAAAGATCGTCCCGAAAATACCTGCCCTCAAATGTGTATGCATACCGACTAGTACATTTTCCAAAACAGTAATTGGGCCGAACAGGCGGATATTCTGGAATGTACGGGAGATACCTTTTTTAGCAACCGCATGAGGTTTCAGACCACCGATTGACTCCCCGCGCAGCTTGATGCTACCGGATGTTGGTTTATAAACACCAGTAATCATATTAAAAAAAGTTGTCTTGCCAGCGCCGTTCGGACCGATTACAGCTGTTATCTTATTGGCTTCGGCCCGTAGGCTGATTTCCTTATTGGCAGTCAATCCTCCGAATGTTTTGGTCAGTTTCTCAACTTCCAGTATTGCCATGTTCATCCTCCTTTGGTGCACCAACGGATTGCAGTCGTTTCTTCGTGCCCTTCTCAGATAAAAATTTGCGTTTATCGTATACGACATTCTTTGCCGGTATTAGGCCTTTCGATCGATACAGCGCAAACAATATGAGCAATGCGCCAAAGAAGAAGCGCTGCATTTTCACCGGTGACATGGCATCTGGCAAGGTGATGATGCCTGCGGTGCTTAAGCTGTTGAACCACATCGTCAGTTCATTCAGCACTTGGGCATTCAGGATGGTCACGACGGCAGCACCAAGGATGACACCGGGCACACTCCCCATCCCTCCGAGCAGAACCATGACAAGAATGTTGATCGATTGGAGCATCGTGAAACTGGTTGGGTCAATGAAAGCTTGCTTGGCAGCAAAAACGACGCCCATCATACCAGAGAATGATGCGCCGATTGCGAAAGCCATCAGCTTCGTTTTTACGAGCGGGATGCCCATCGCTTGAGCCGCAATTTCATTTTCACGAACAGCTTTCCAGGAACGGCCCAGTTTCGAATGCTCCAGACTGCGAACAGCGAAAATGACGAAAAGCAAAATGAACAAAACGACAAAATAAATCTGGTTGGAATAAAGCAGTTCGATACCGAAAATCTTAGGTGGTGCGATCGAAGACAAACCTAGTGCACCATTCGTAATATTGACTGGCTGATCCATGTTATTGAAAACGATCCGGATGATTTCCCCGAACCCCAGTGTAACAATGGCCAGATAATCACCTTTCACCCGCAGCACCGGGATTCCAAGCAACACACCGAACAGTGCAGCGACGAAACAGCCGATGATGATGAAGATCCAGAAGCTGTTCCCCGATAACGGATACGTACCGAACGGCATGAAGTTGGACGCCTGTGCTGTGGCGAAAATACCGTATGTATAAGCCCCGACGGCAAAGAAGGCCACAAAACCAAGATCCAATAAACCCGCCATTCCGACGACGATATTCAAACCAAGTGCCATGCTGACATATATACCGACAAGCGTTGCTACATCCATGTATTCCTGATAAGCAGGTCCCTGCATCGCAGAAAATGGCAGGATGAAGAACATGATGGTAAGACCGATTGCCCACTTTGACCAGTTCGGCAGCTTGGTATAGTACAAGAGCAAAAACGATAACAGCAGCAGCAAAAATGCCGCGACCGAACGCTGTGCCAAGATCAAGCTAAGGGAAGTGAGCGCGATATAGCCGACTAAGAGCCCGAGCTGTAGCCACTTGTTCCCACGAATTTGTTCCAGGATTTTTTTCATATGTCACCTACACTTTCTCGATTGCGGCTCTGCCGAACAAGCCTTCTGGCCGGAATATCAATACGAGGATAAGGATGGCGAAAGCAAACACATCTTTGTATTCGGAGCTAAGGACGCCCGCTGTTATTGCTGAAAGATTTGCAGCTGCGAACATTTCCAATAGTCCGAGCAGCATACCGCCAGCCATGGCACCGCGGATATTTCCGATTCCGCCCAAAACCGCAGCAGTGAAGGCCTTCAATCCAAGGATAAAGCCGATATACGGGTCGATTGTGCCATAATGAATGGCGAACAGCACTCCCGTTGCACCGCCTAAAGCTGATCCGACAAAGAAGGTAACGCTGATAACTTTATTTACATTCACACTCATCAGGGAAGCAGTATCCTGATCTTGCGCAACAGCACGCATGGCCAGTCCCCACTTTGTCCGATTGACGAAAAACTCCAATGCGATCATCATCAGAATCGCAACCACGATGACGACGAGGAAAGAATAGCGGATGTTCAAGCCGCTAATCGACAAACTGCCTGGGAAAAGCGATGGTGTATTGACGATATAGTTATTCTGCTGTGTCTCTGTGATAAAGCGGACAATGTCCTGCAGCAAAAAGGAAACGCCGATTGCTGTAATCAAGGTAATCAGTTTCGATGCTTTTCGGAGCGGGCGGTATGCAAGTCGTTCGATACCCATGCCGAGCATACCGGTTAGCCCTCCTGTAATTACTAAAACAAGAAGCAAAACGAATATCGCTGGCATGACAGCAACCCAGCCAAGACCAGTCAAGCCGATCAGTACGGCTGTTCCGATAAAAGCTCCTGCCATGAAAATTTCTCCGTGAGCAAAGTTGATAAGTTCCAAAATGCCGTAAACCATCGTATAGCCGAGAGCGATGATTGCATAGATAGCGCCAAGCGTCAGGCCATCAATCAGTACTTGCGGAAGTGTATCCCAAACCTGTGTCATCATTCCAACTCCTTTCTTGTAATGAAAAAGGATATGGTTCCGTGACCATATCCTTTTCACTTCTTACTGTGAAATTTCGCCTTGGATTTTGGCTGGATAGCTTGCTTCATCGAATTTGTAAATGAATATTTTTGCGAATTCGTTATCTCCTTTATCGTCAAAGCTGACCTGAGTCATCTCCCCTTCATAATCATCGACTGCACGTACAGCAGCAGCGACTTTATCTTTAGCAGGAAGCTTGCCTCCGTTCTCCTCTGCTGCATCCAGTATGCCTTCCATCAGCACCTTGGCTGAATCATAGCCATAAATGGAGAAGGATTCCGGTTTGGCTCCATATTCATCTTCATAGTTTTTAGCAAATTCAGTCGCACTTGAATCGCCGGCTACCGAAGTCAGATAAACATTGCTGACTGTGTCACCAGCAATCTCGACAAGTGTGGAAGAATCCATTCCGTCACCACCCATAAAGGCTGCATCGATACCATTATCACGTGCCTGCTTGATCAGCAATCCACCCTCTGAGTACAGGCCGCCAAAATAGACAAGATCCGGATCAGCCGCTGATACTTGATTCAGCACACCATTGAAATCTTTCTCTCCGACAGTGATTCCGGCTTCCCCTACGATTTCGGCACCCTCTTCTGCAGCTGCCTCAGCAAAAGCAGTTGCCAAGCCTTGCCCATAAGCTGTCTTATCATTGATGACAAAGATTTTTTTTGCACCAATCTCCTGGACTGCATATTCAGCACCAGCTGGTCCTTGGAAATCATCTCGCGCTACAATCCGGTTGACCGATTTCAATCCACGATCGGTTACATCAGTTGCTGTTGAAGCCGGCGATACAGAAGGGATATTATAACGTTCATACACTTCGCTTGAAGGTATGAAAACTCCAGAGTTCAAATGAGCCACGACACCGTACACATCTTGATCGGAACCGATGATCTGCGCGTTGGAAACCCCTTTCTGCGGATCACCTTGGTCATCGTATTCCACTAGTTCCAGACTGAAACCTGCTTTCTCGAAAGCAGCTTTTTCCTCTTCCACCGCCATAGCAGCTCCATTTTTGATCGCTTCTCCTAATGTCGCACTGCCGCCAGACATTGGTGCTTGAAGCGCAATCTTCACTGTTTCGCTGCTTCCTCCGCCCGATGCAGAATCCGTATTACCGCATGCCCCCAAAAAACCAAGTGCCAATGTACTTGTCATCGCTAAAGCCATTACTTGCTTCCTCATCTGTATTCCCCCTTTGCTTCTTTCAGCGTTTGTAAGATTATGTACGTGCCGCCTCGAAGTTAGGTCTAATAATATACAGGCTAAAGAAGCAAGTCAAGATAGTTTTTAGAAAATTATTAATATTATGTATATTTGTCAGGAACCCTGACAAACCGCGGTTTTTAGGAGATGTTAGCGTATCTAACAAAAAAAAAGAGCACCTGCCAATATGGCAGGTGCTCTCAAATTTTACGACCACCACATCGTAGTGGCAGGTTCATTTATCACGACATTTTTCAAATTATCGACAGCTCGCTGGAAGCCTTCTTCGATCGACATCAACGAGTCTTCATGCTCAATGCTGATGACATAATCATAATCATATGTGCGCAGCGCACTGATCATCTTATTCCATTCCTCTTGACCGTGTCCGAGCCCGACTGTGCGGAAGTTCCATGCCCGCTGTTTGATATTGCTGTACGGCTGCATGTCAGTCAGGCCATACATGTTCACATTTTCAGGGTCGATATACGTATCTTTGGCATGGAAATGATGGATTGCGCCGGCTTTACCGAGTATCTTAATGGCAGCGGTTGGGTCGATTCCCTGCCACCACATATGACTTG
Coding sequences within it:
- a CDS encoding ABC transporter ATP-binding protein — encoded protein: MAILEVEKLTKTFGGLTANKEISLRAEANKITAVIGPNGAGKTTFFNMITGVYKPTSGSIKLRGESIGGLKPHAVAKKGISRTFQNIRLFGPITVLENVLVGMHTHLRAGIFGTIFHLPGVDKEERIAEREAYRLLEYVGLEEHYNDEAASLSYGSQRRLEIARALATMPSVLLLDEPAAGMNPKETADLTGLIQKIKQEMDMTIILIEHDMKLVMEISDYIYVLDHGELIAEGLPAQVRHDKKVIEAYLGKGAAEEQEAEG
- a CDS encoding branched-chain amino acid ABC transporter permease, which gives rise to MKKILEQIRGNKWLQLGLLVGYIALTSLSLILAQRSVAAFLLLLLSFLLLYYTKLPNWSKWAIGLTIMFFILPFSAMQGPAYQEYMDVATLVGIYVSMALGLNIVVGMAGLLDLGFVAFFAVGAYTYGIFATAQASNFMPFGTYPLSGNSFWIFIIIGCFVAALFGVLLGIPVLRVKGDYLAIVTLGFGEIIRIVFNNMDQPVNITNGALGLSSIAPPKIFGIELLYSNQIYFVVLFILLFVIFAVRSLEHSKLGRSWKAVRENEIAAQAMGIPLVKTKLMAFAIGASFSGMMGVVFAAKQAFIDPTSFTMLQSINILVMVLLGGMGSVPGVILGAAVVTILNAQVLNELTMWFNSLSTAGIITLPDAMSPVKMQRFFFGALLILFALYRSKGLIPAKNVVYDKRKFLSEKGTKKRLQSVGAPKEDEHGNTGS
- a CDS encoding branched-chain amino acid ABC transporter permease, whose protein sequence is MMTQVWDTLPQVLIDGLTLGAIYAIIALGYTMVYGILELINFAHGEIFMAGAFIGTAVLIGLTGLGWVAVMPAIFVLLLVLVITGGLTGMLGMGIERLAYRPLRKASKLITLITAIGVSFLLQDIVRFITETQQNNYIVNTPSLFPGSLSISGLNIRYSFLVVIVVAILMMIALEFFVNRTKWGLAMRAVAQDQDTASLMSVNVNKVISVTFFVGSALGGATGVLFAIHYGTIDPYIGFILGLKAFTAAVLGGIGNIRGAMAGGMLLGLLEMFAAANLSAITAGVLSSEYKDVFAFAILILVLIFRPEGLFGRAAIEKV
- a CDS encoding branched-chain amino acid ABC transporter substrate-binding protein codes for the protein MRKQVMALAMTSTLALGFLGACGNTDSASGGGSSETVKIALQAPMSGGSATLGEAIKNGAAMAVEEEKAAFEKAGFSLELVEYDDQGDPQKGVSNAQIIGSDQDVYGVVAHLNSGVFIPSSEVYERYNIPSVSPASTATDVTDRGLKSVNRIVARDDFQGPAGAEYAVQEIGAKKIFVINDKTAYGQGLATAFAEAAAEEGAEIVGEAGITVGEKDFNGVLNQVSAADPDLVYFGGLYSEGGLLIKQARDNGIDAAFMGGDGMDSSTLVEIAGDTVSNVYLTSVAGDSSATEFAKNYEDEYGAKPESFSIYGYDSAKVLMEGILDAAEENGGKLPAKDKVAAAVRAVDDYEGEMTQVSFDDKGDNEFAKIFIYKFDEASYPAKIQGEISQ